The Pseudomonas sp. MM223 genome segment CTGGCCGGGTTTGCCATTGTGCTGTCGCTGCTTGGCGGCATCGGCCTGGCCTACCTCACCGCCTACCTGCAATGGCAACCGTTGAAAGTGGCGCTGTCGCGTTTGCCGTCACTGGGTTTTTCGGTGCCGGTGTTCTGGATGGGGCTGCTGCTGATACAGGTGTTCGCCTTTGGCCTGGGCTGGTTTCCGGCCACCGGAAGCCAGGGGTTTGCCAGCCTGGTGCTGCCGGCGGTGACACTGGCCATCCCCAGTGCTGCGGTGTACGCGCAGGTATTGCAGCGCGGCTTCCAGAGCATATGGCAGGAGCCCTACATCGCCACCGCCTTCGCCAAGGGCCTGAGCCGTGGGCAGGTACAGGCACGGCACGGCCTGCGTAATGCTGCCCTGCCAATCCTTACCCTGGTCGGTTTGCAGGTAGGCAATACGGTGTCTGGGGCGGTGCTGGTCGAGACCATTTTCTCGCGCAATGGCGTTGGCCGCCTGGCCCAGGAAGCCGTGCTACGCCAGGACATTCCGGTGGTGCTGGCGATTGTCGCAGTGTCGGCGGCAGCCTTTGTGCTGGTGAACCTGCTCGTCGACCTGCTGTACCCATACCTTGACCCCCGTATCGCCCACGCCACAAAGGTGACCTGACCATGACCGCCGATACCCACCCCCTGCGTGCCGCCGCCCCGCCAGTAACCTGGAAGCGCCGCACACGCCTGCAACGCCTGGGCCAGGCACTCGCGCCGTTGCTGGCCCGCCCGGGCTTCAGCCTGGCGTTGCTGGTGGTGTTGTTCGCCCTGCTGGCGGCACTGGCGCCGCACTGGCTGACCAGCTTCGACCCTTACGCCACATCCCCCGCCGACAAGCTGCGGGCACCTGGCGCCGTGCATTGGTTCGGCACCGACGAGCTGGGCCGCGACCTGTACACCCGCGTGGTGTATGGCGCCAGCCTGTCGGTGCAGGCGGCATTGCTGGCGGTTGGCATTGCCCTGGCAGGCGGGTTGACCCTGGGCGTACTTGCCGGGTTTGCCGGCGGCCGCCTGGATGCCGCCCTCATGCGCCTGGTCGATGTGCTGCTGGCCCTGCCCGGCTTGCTGCTGGCCCTGGCCATTGTCACCGCCATCGGTTTTGGCACGGTGCCGGTGGCAATCGCCGTTGGCGTCGGCATCATCCCCGGCTTTGCCCGCACCACCCGCGGCGAAGTGCTGCGGGTCAAGACCTTGCCCTATGTCGAGGCCGCACGCCTGGGTGGCGCCAGCTGGCGCCGTACCTTGCTGCGGCATGTGCTGCCCAATGCCTGGGGGCCGGTGGCCGTGCTGGCCACGCTGGACTTCGGTGCCGCCATCCTGGCCACTGCCGGCCTGAGCTTCCTCGGTTTTGGCGCCGCACCGCCAGCGGCCGAATGGGGCACCTTGATTGCCAACGGCCGCCACTTCCTGATCACCGCCCCCTGGGTGTCGCTGCTGCCCGGCCTGTTCGTGGTCGCCGTGGTATTCAGCCTCAACCACCTTGCCCGTACCTTCGAGGAGCACCCACGATGAACGACCAGCCATTGCTTGTGGTACGCGACCTCAACATCAGCTATCACGCCTCAGGCCAGGCCACGCAAGCCGTCAGGCACCTTGCCTTCAGCCTGGCTCAAGGCGAAACCGTGGCCATTGTCGGCGAGTCAGGCTCGGGCAAGTCGACCTTGGCCAACGCCCTGCTCGGCCTGCTGCCGGGCACCGCCCGCATCGACAGCGGCCAGCTGTGGGTCGACGGGCTGGATGTGGTGCGCGCCAGCGAACGGCAGAAACGCCAGCTGCGCGGGCGTACCGTCGGCCTGGTGCCGCAAGACCCGATGGTCAGCCTTAACCCCACCCTGCGCATCGGCCAGCAGATCGGCGAGGCGCTGGTGCTGGCCCAAGGCGGCCGCTCGCGCAGCGTCGATGCGGATGTGCTGGAGTTACTTGCCCAGGTTGGCCTCGACAACCCAGCCATGCGCGCCCGCCAGTATCCGCACGAGCTGTCTGGTGGCATGCGCCAGCGGGTGCTGATCGCCATCGCCCTGGCGGGCAACCCACGCCTGATCATCGCCGACGAACCCACCAGCGCGCTGGACGTGACCGTGCAACGCAAGATCCTCGATCACTTGCAGCGGCTGGTGGCAGAGCGTGGCATCTCGTTGCTGATCATCACCCACGACCTGGGTATGGCCACCGACCGCGCCGACCGCCTGCTGGTGATGAAGCAGGGCGAACTGGTGGAGCAAGGCCCACCCGCGCAGATCGTGCAGACACCCCAGCACCCGTACACCCGCGCCCTGCTCAATGCCGCACCGGCATTCAGCGCTCGTCGCCAGCCGCGGCAACTGGCGCCCGGCACAAAGCCGATCCTCAGCCTGCAGGGTGTTGGCAAAACGTTCGAGCTGCCCAAGGTCAAAGGCCAGGACAACCGCTTTGTCGCGTTGCAGGGCCTCGACTTGCAGGTTCACCCGGGGCAAACGCTGGCCATCGTCGGTGAATCCGGTTCGGGCAAGAGCACCGCCCTGCGCATTGCCCTGGGCCTGGAAGCGCCCAGCCAAGGCCATGTGCTGTTCGACCAGCAGGATGTCACGGGCCACGGCTGGCGCCAGTTCCGCCCCTTGCGCCGACGCATGCAACTGGTACAGCAAAACCCCTTCGCCGCCCTCGACCCGCGTTTCACGGTGTTCGACAGCATTGTCGAGCCGCTGGTGTCGTTTGGCCTGCTCAAAGGTGCGGCACTGGAGCAGCGCGCCCGTGAACTGATCGAACGCGTGCACCTGCCTCTCCATTACCTTGACCGCCTGCCCCGCGAACTGTCCGGCGGCCAGCGCCAGCGGGTGGCGATTGCCCGGGCGCTGGCGCTACAGCCAGAACTGTTGCTGCTCGACGAGCCAGTGAGTGCGCTGGATGTGTCGGTGCAGGCGCAGATTCTGGCACTGCTGGATGAGCTGCAACGGGAGCTGGGTATGGCTTATGTGCTGGTGTCGCATGACCTGGCAGTGGTGGCGAGCATGGCCGACCAGGTGCTGGTGCTGCGACAGGGGCAGGTGGTGGAGCGAGGGACGGTGGCGCAGGTGTTCGACAGGCCGACGAGTGAATACACGCGGGAGCTGATTGCCGCCGTGCCCGGGCGGTTGGTCACTCTAGCAGCTTGATTGCGGCTTGAGCTTAAGGGCCTCGGGGGCTGCTTTGCAGCCCATCGCGACACAAGGCCGCTCCTACAGGGGACCGTGTTTTTTCAAGGCAACGCGACCCCCTGTAGGAGCGGCCTTGTGTCGCGAAAGGGGCGCAAAGCGCCCCCAGCAATGTCAGATCAGTGTCAAACACTAAAATGCGCAAAAAGCATTGGTTAATAGTTTTTTTATTTGTTTATTTCATAATTAGCATAGAACCACAAAGCCTTTCACAACCCCACCCCACACCCGCTAAGGTCACTCCAGACCGACCCCATTCCTGGCGGAGGCCGTCCATCACGACCACGCCAGGAGCCTTGCGCGCATGCACCTCTCTCACCCACAACCCTGCTTCATCTGCCCCCACGGGCCAGGTGACGCATGGCTGTCTCCATTCCATTTGCAGCACAACCCACAGGTATTCCGATGAGCAAACGACAGATCCGCCTGGGCGCCATGATCCATGGCGTCGGCCACGGCTGGGGCGAATGGCGCCACCCGCAAGCGTTGGCCGATGCCAGTGTCAATTTCGGCTTTTACAAACAGCAGGCCAAGCTGGCCGAAGCGGCAAAGTTCGACTTCGCCTTCATCGCCGACAGCCTGCATATCCACGCCCGCTCCAGCCCTCACTACCTCAACCGTTTCGAGCCTTTGACCATCCTTTCGGCGCTGGCTGGGGTAACCGAACACATCGGCCTGGTGGCCACGGTCACGGTCAGCTACACCGAGCCGTTTCAGGTCGCTCGCCAATTCGCCTCGCTGGACCTGATCAGCGGCGGGCGCGCAGGCTGGAACGTAGTGACCTCCTGGCTTTCCGGCACTGCGGACAACTTCGGCAAGGCTGAACACCCGCC includes the following:
- the nikB gene encoding Nickel transport system permease protein NikB (*Name nikB); translated protein: MNRYLIGRIGQALLVLWGAYTITYFILYLLPGDTLAIMLSASGMEADGLSPEDLAKARAYYGLDKGIFEQYFDLLWRALHGDLGQSLSLNRPVTALLAERLPQTLALAGFAIVLSLLGGIGLAYLTAYLQWQPLKVALSRLPSLGFSVPVFWMGLLLIQVFAFGLGWFPATGSQGFASLVLPAVTLAIPSAAVYAQVLQRGFQSIWQEPYIATAFAKGLSRGQVQARHGLRNAALPILTLVGLQVGNTVSGAVLVETIFSRNGVGRLAQEAVLRQDIPVVLAIVAVSAAAFVLVNLLVDLLYPYLDPRIAHATKVT
- the gsiA_1 gene encoding Glutathione import ATP-binding protein GsiA (*Name gsiA_1), translated to MNDQPLLVVRDLNISYHASGQATQAVRHLAFSLAQGETVAIVGESGSGKSTLANALLGLLPGTARIDSGQLWVDGLDVVRASERQKRQLRGRTVGLVPQDPMVSLNPTLRIGQQIGEALVLAQGGRSRSVDADVLELLAQVGLDNPAMRARQYPHELSGGMRQRVLIAIALAGNPRLIIADEPTSALDVTVQRKILDHLQRLVAERGISLLIITHDLGMATDRADRLLVMKQGELVEQGPPAQIVQTPQHPYTRALLNAAPAFSARRQPRQLAPGTKPILSLQGVGKTFELPKVKGQDNRFVALQGLDLQVHPGQTLAIVGESGSGKSTALRIALGLEAPSQGHVLFDQQDVTGHGWRQFRPLRRRMQLVQQNPFAALDPRFTVFDSIVEPLVSFGLLKGAALEQRARELIERVHLPLHYLDRLPRELSGGQRQRVAIARALALQPELLLLDEPVSALDVSVQAQILALLDELQRELGMAYVLVSHDLAVVASMADQVLVLRQGQVVERGTVAQVFDRPTSEYTRELIAAVPGRLVTLAA
- the ddpC_1 gene encoding putative D,D-dipeptide transport system permease protein DdpC (*Name ddpC_1); this encodes MTADTHPLRAAAPPVTWKRRTRLQRLGQALAPLLARPGFSLALLVVLFALLAALAPHWLTSFDPYATSPADKLRAPGAVHWFGTDELGRDLYTRVVYGASLSVQAALLAVGIALAGGLTLGVLAGFAGGRLDAALMRLVDVLLALPGLLLALAIVTAIGFGTVPVAIAVGVGIIPGFARTTRGEVLRVKTLPYVEAARLGGASWRRTLLRHVLPNAWGPVAVLATLDFGAAILATAGLSFLGFGAAPPAAEWGTLIANGRHFLITAPWVSLLPGLFVVAVVFSLNHLARTFEEHPR